A portion of the Granulosicoccus antarcticus IMCC3135 genome contains these proteins:
- a CDS encoding calcium-binding protein, whose protein sequence is MKSLLRQSQDLRIITKGEEASKFVTTDGQIVIKPNENGDDKISVKEHDDGSVTVTVNGEDIDLTAAEAENFTIEAGEGNDTIMVELENSEGLDGMTLDGGNGNDHIDGGNGDETVIGGNGNDTIDARGGNDEIFGGDGNDTINGGSGDDTVYGGKGNDVIKTGSGNDIVLGGFGNDDINSGTGDDKVYGGIGNDTINTSEGDDTVFGESGNDTINTGLGNDLVIGGEGNDTIDAGDGDNTVFGEGGNDVITAGDGKDTVYGGNGNDTIDAGDGDNTIVGGKGHDDIAAGDDNDRLYGNQGRDTISAGKGNDSIWGGRDKDHIYTGGGEDLVGNTSNGWFRSPDVVSELSPES, encoded by the coding sequence ATGAAATCCCTTCTTAGGCAATCCCAGGATTTGAGGATCATAACGAAAGGCGAGGAAGCTTCAAAATTTGTCACGACAGACGGTCAAATTGTTATCAAGCCAAATGAGAATGGTGATGACAAAATTTCAGTCAAAGAGCACGACGATGGCTCAGTGACAGTCACTGTTAACGGAGAGGATATAGACCTGACTGCGGCTGAGGCTGAAAATTTCACGATCGAAGCTGGCGAAGGTAACGATACGATCATGGTAGAGCTGGAGAACAGTGAAGGTCTTGACGGTATGACTCTCGACGGTGGGAATGGTAACGATCACATCGATGGTGGCAATGGCGACGAAACCGTCATTGGTGGTAATGGCAACGATACTATCGATGCCCGTGGTGGCAATGACGAGATATTTGGTGGTGACGGGAACGACACCATCAATGGTGGTAGTGGTGACGACACAGTGTATGGAGGTAAAGGCAATGACGTTATCAAGACGGGTTCAGGCAATGACATTGTTCTGGGTGGTTTTGGTAATGACGATATCAACTCGGGTACCGGTGACGATAAGGTTTATGGCGGCATTGGCAACGACACTATCAACACGAGTGAAGGAGATGACACTGTCTTTGGTGAGTCTGGCAACGACACTATTAATACTGGACTGGGTAATGATTTGGTCATTGGTGGAGAGGGGAATGACACCATTGATGCTGGTGACGGTGACAATACTGTTTTCGGAGAAGGGGGTAATGACGTCATCACAGCCGGTGATGGTAAAGATACGGTTTATGGCGGTAACGGCAACGACACCATCGACGCTGGTGACGGTGATAACACGATTGTCGGTGGCAAGGGTCACGACGATATAGCTGCCGGTGATGACAATGACAGACTGTATGGCAACCAGGGCAGAGACACTATCAGTGCTGGTAAGGGTAACGATTCTATCTGGGGTGGGCGTGACAAGGATCACATCTACACCGGTGGTGGTGAAGATTTAGTAGGAAATACCAGTAATGGCTGGTTTCGCAGTCCTGACGTTGTGAGCGAGCTGTCGCCTGAGTCATAA
- a CDS encoding BMP family protein yields the protein MSVNKKLATWLIAGAFAALSSPLLADTIRVAGIYTQPIQQKWDARLHLALQALEDAGEIEYDYSEKVANTDYVRVLREYAEGGVELVIGEAFGISREARKVADDYPDTAFLMGDPFAAHSTNFSVFDNYIHEPCYLMGMIAGSMTTSNKIGMVGGYPIGEVNRLFNAFMAGAKSVNPDVEFKITFIGSWYDPPRAKEAAFAQIEAGADIMYAERAGVVDAAREKGILAFGNVNDMNKEENGTDVVVTSALWHMENAVAHAVEQVKAGTFAAEDYREWTMMAKGGASLAPFYEFDDKIDAGIKTQIENVAADIIAGDFTVDINDDEPKSTY from the coding sequence ATGTCCGTAAACAAGAAGCTGGCCACATGGTTGATCGCCGGCGCCTTTGCTGCCCTCAGCAGCCCTTTGCTTGCTGACACTATACGGGTGGCGGGTATATACACTCAACCCATTCAACAGAAGTGGGATGCCCGCCTACACCTGGCATTGCAAGCCCTGGAAGATGCGGGTGAAATCGAATACGACTATTCCGAAAAAGTCGCAAACACCGACTATGTCAGAGTGTTGCGTGAATACGCCGAAGGCGGCGTAGAACTGGTAATTGGCGAGGCTTTCGGCATCAGTCGTGAAGCGCGCAAGGTCGCGGACGACTATCCCGACACCGCGTTTCTGATGGGCGACCCCTTTGCCGCTCACAGCACCAACTTTTCTGTTTTCGACAACTACATTCACGAACCCTGCTACCTGATGGGCATGATTGCGGGCAGCATGACCACCAGCAACAAGATTGGCATGGTGGGCGGCTACCCGATTGGTGAAGTTAACCGACTCTTCAATGCCTTCATGGCAGGCGCCAAATCTGTTAATCCCGATGTCGAGTTCAAGATCACCTTTATTGGCAGCTGGTATGACCCACCGCGTGCAAAAGAAGCAGCTTTCGCTCAGATCGAAGCGGGTGCTGACATCATGTATGCCGAGCGTGCCGGTGTCGTGGATGCCGCCCGCGAGAAAGGCATTCTGGCTTTCGGTAACGTCAATGACATGAACAAGGAAGAAAACGGCACCGATGTGGTTGTAACCTCCGCACTCTGGCATATGGAAAATGCCGTCGCACATGCGGTAGAACAGGTCAAGGCGGGGACCTTTGCCGCCGAAGACTATCGGGAATGGACCATGATGGCCAAGGGCGGTGCATCATTGGCACCTTTTTATGAATTCGACGACAAGATCGATGCCGGCATCAAGACTCAGATCGAAAACGTGGCGGCTGACATCATCGCAGGTGACTTTACAGTCGATATCAATGACGACGAACCAAAGTCCACTTATTAG
- a CDS encoding ABC transporter permease → MNWACECPVPLKNPQNHDQSLLMQLELRESTPWWLSLSAPIIAICLSLLLASLLIVWAGESVIEAFRTMAVGAFGSTFALTETLSRAIPLTLTGLAAAIAFRARFYNIGAEGQLYCGALAATLIGSGFLNLPSHLLIPLLFIAGAAAGGLALLLPWFLKTRLNVDEVVTTLLLNFIILLLVSFALEGPLRDPMSMGWPQAAPIIDAGVLPALVPRTRLHAGAFFALAAAVILWLLLRYSVFGFSIKSLGLNSHAAEHAGIPAKRTLLWVALLSGALAGCAGVSEVAGLKGYLTLDLSPGFGYTGIAVAMLANLHPLGVVLSAIFLAGVSVGADSMGRALGVPSYIADIMVASAVLSVLIGLMFTRYRIRH, encoded by the coding sequence GTGAATTGGGCTTGCGAATGTCCGGTGCCTTTGAAGAATCCGCAAAACCATGATCAAAGCCTGCTGATGCAACTCGAACTTCGTGAGTCAACACCCTGGTGGCTATCGCTCTCAGCCCCGATAATCGCTATCTGCCTGTCATTACTACTGGCATCACTGCTGATTGTCTGGGCCGGCGAATCCGTCATCGAGGCATTCAGGACGATGGCTGTCGGCGCATTTGGCAGCACTTTTGCCTTGACCGAAACACTGTCACGGGCTATTCCGCTGACCTTGACCGGCTTAGCGGCGGCAATTGCTTTTCGAGCGCGCTTTTACAACATTGGAGCCGAAGGCCAGCTGTATTGTGGAGCCTTGGCTGCGACCTTGATCGGCAGTGGGTTTCTCAACCTGCCCTCTCATCTGCTTATCCCACTTCTGTTCATTGCAGGAGCGGCTGCGGGAGGCCTTGCGCTGCTGTTGCCATGGTTTCTGAAAACACGACTGAATGTCGACGAGGTCGTCACCACCCTGCTACTGAATTTCATCATTCTGCTGCTGGTCAGTTTTGCTCTGGAAGGCCCTTTGCGAGACCCGATGTCTATGGGATGGCCGCAGGCCGCCCCCATCATTGATGCCGGAGTACTGCCCGCACTTGTGCCACGCACTCGACTGCATGCCGGTGCCTTCTTTGCCCTGGCAGCGGCTGTGATCCTGTGGCTGCTACTGCGTTATAGCGTATTCGGGTTCAGCATCAAGTCGCTGGGACTCAATAGTCATGCGGCAGAGCATGCTGGAATACCTGCCAAGCGGACCCTGCTCTGGGTCGCCCTGCTAAGCGGCGCGCTGGCGGGCTGTGCCGGTGTCAGCGAGGTGGCCGGCCTCAAAGGTTATCTGACGCTGGACCTGTCACCCGGATTTGGCTACACCGGTATCGCTGTGGCCATGCTGGCCAACCTGCACCCGCTGGGAGTGGTCCTGTCGGCCATCTTTCTTGCCGGCGTATCTGTCGGGGCGGATTCCATGGGACGCGCTCTGGGCGTACCCAGCTACATTGCCGACATCATGGTGGCCTCAGCTGTGCTGAGCGTTCTGATTGGACTGATGTTCACCCGTTACCGGATTCGCCACTGA
- a CDS encoding ABC transporter permease — translation MDILDILISASFWAATIRIACPLVFATLGELICERAGVLNLGIEGIMTAGAMSGWLWVFNGGDLISAVFFAAFVGAILGLLHASFTVSLGLSQHVTGIGITLLASSLSYFIIKMLLPASTAPPKITPFQSLDIPVLSALPFLGEALFSHTALTYTAFLIVPVIMYVLYRTPWGLAVRIAGENPVALEAQGINVISVRTLAVMLGSALMAVGGASLTISAFDAFYFGMVNGRGWICIALVIFASWRPGKALLGALLFAGLDAFQVRMQQQVGAYIPYQFFLMLPYVLSIVAMIIVARRAEYPKALLKPYRRGERL, via the coding sequence ATGGATATTCTGGACATACTGATCAGTGCCAGCTTCTGGGCTGCCACCATCAGAATCGCCTGCCCGCTCGTATTTGCAACATTGGGCGAGCTGATCTGTGAACGCGCCGGGGTTCTCAATCTGGGCATTGAAGGAATCATGACAGCCGGCGCCATGAGTGGCTGGTTGTGGGTATTCAACGGTGGCGATCTGATCAGCGCCGTCTTTTTCGCGGCCTTTGTCGGAGCCATCCTGGGCCTGTTGCATGCCAGTTTTACGGTTTCCCTTGGGCTATCACAGCATGTCACGGGAATCGGCATCACGCTGCTGGCTTCTTCTCTGAGCTATTTCATCATCAAGATGCTGTTGCCGGCGAGTACCGCACCGCCCAAAATCACCCCATTCCAAAGTCTCGACATTCCAGTTTTATCGGCGCTGCCTTTCTTGGGCGAAGCCTTGTTCTCCCACACAGCGCTGACCTACACAGCCTTTCTCATCGTACCCGTTATCATGTATGTGCTCTATCGCACCCCCTGGGGCCTGGCAGTACGTATCGCCGGTGAAAATCCAGTGGCACTGGAAGCGCAGGGAATCAACGTTATCAGTGTGCGTACCCTGGCGGTCATGCTGGGCAGCGCACTGATGGCCGTCGGGGGAGCCTCCCTGACCATCAGCGCATTCGACGCCTTCTATTTCGGCATGGTCAACGGTCGCGGCTGGATATGCATTGCACTGGTTATCTTCGCCTCATGGAGACCTGGCAAGGCACTGCTGGGTGCATTGCTGTTTGCAGGGCTCGATGCCTTTCAAGTCCGCATGCAACAACAGGTTGGAGCCTATATTCCCTACCAGTTCTTTCTCATGCTGCCCTACGTTCTGAGCATCGTGGCGATGATTATCGTGGCCCGACGTGCCGAATACCCCAAGGCGTTACTCAAACCCTATCGCCGCGGGGAACGACTATAG
- a CDS encoding gamma-glutamylcyclotransferase: MLWIFGYGSIIWRPGFEHLRSLHAALPGYERRFCQASHDHRGTLELPGRVVTLVPVRGGSCQGMAFELPPVGRTQILSYLDEREQDGYERVYAPLQLSDGVIVPGLTWIAAADNPSWREGESLDELALLISKRQGPSGSNRDYLFNLEEILKTHDMPDAYISVLAGRVRSLIEKR, encoded by the coding sequence GTGCTCTGGATCTTTGGATACGGTTCCATCATATGGCGGCCTGGTTTCGAGCACTTGCGAAGTCTGCATGCTGCTTTGCCGGGATATGAACGTCGATTCTGCCAGGCTTCTCATGATCATCGAGGGACTCTGGAACTGCCTGGCAGAGTAGTGACTCTGGTGCCTGTCCGGGGTGGCAGCTGTCAGGGTATGGCTTTTGAGTTGCCACCAGTGGGGCGTACGCAAATTCTGAGCTATCTTGATGAGCGCGAGCAGGATGGGTACGAACGGGTATATGCACCGTTGCAATTGTCAGACGGTGTAATCGTGCCAGGGCTGACCTGGATTGCAGCAGCGGACAACCCTTCGTGGCGAGAGGGTGAGTCACTGGATGAACTGGCTCTTCTGATTTCCAAGAGGCAGGGGCCCAGTGGTAGTAATCGAGACTACCTGTTCAACCTGGAAGAAATTCTGAAGACACACGACATGCCAGATGCTTATATAAGTGTGCTGGCAGGCCGGGTGCGTAGTCTGATTGAAAAGCGTTGA
- a CDS encoding DUF6524 family protein — MLQAIKDSSPAVLIVRMLIAAVVVFATYNPTGTSIFHWVVNNENPTDAWVILGAIVTVLINVALFIAAWKALGKLGTLIVIIFFAALIYLSLQEGWVSSTSRESLEWLGLILLSAFLGIGLSGAILWRRATGQVITDEADDLNR; from the coding sequence ATGCTCCAGGCCATCAAGGACTCCTCTCCTGCCGTTCTAATCGTCCGTATGCTGATTGCTGCGGTTGTGGTTTTTGCTACCTACAACCCCACTGGCACATCTATTTTTCACTGGGTAGTCAACAATGAGAACCCGACTGATGCCTGGGTCATCCTTGGGGCTATCGTTACTGTCCTTATCAATGTTGCCTTGTTCATAGCGGCCTGGAAAGCTCTGGGAAAGCTAGGCACCCTCATTGTCATCATCTTCTTTGCCGCTCTGATCTATCTTTCCCTGCAAGAAGGCTGGGTTAGTTCCACTAGCCGCGAGTCGCTCGAATGGCTGGGGTTGATTCTGCTCAGTGCCTTTCTGGGAATTGGCCTGTCCGGAGCCATTCTCTGGCGTCGAGCCACAGGGCAGGTAATTACCGATGAGGCGGATGACCTCAATCGCTAG
- a CDS encoding ABC transporter ATP-binding protein — translation MTSQDPLQAAAQSSSPSQHDGDDDKPTPILSLIGITKHFGALAANENISLSLHSGEIVALLGENGAGKTTLMNILFGHYRADSGSIEAFGKPLEQHTPEEALARGIGMVHQHFTLADNLSVLDNILLGTESLWQPFSRRNSARTRLQRIMSEAGLSVNIDAPVRDLSVGERQRVEILKALYRNVRILILDEPTAVLTPQEVDDLFVLLRSMAAQGLAIIIISHKLQEVMAISDRVVVLRAGQMVGAAVTATVSRDQLAEMIVGRQIERPSLEARTAGEELLSLRGVYLQDKGRERPTLDNINLQIRACEIVGVAGVSGNGQSSLADVLSGLRTPDEGEFVLHGNVQRRPSPRSLTRQGLARIPEDRHLRGVISEMSLWENLLLDELGTRPIWKLGMLLDRQAARAQARQLISDFDVRCSNEDQPAGLLSGGNMQKLILARNLARNPDIILANQPTRGLDEGAIAAVHTLLINARNQGAGVLLITEDLDELLRLSDRVVVMHNGHMSESLTSQGLSARELGLRMSGAFEESAKP, via the coding sequence GTGACTTCACAAGATCCATTACAGGCTGCAGCTCAATCATCATCTCCGTCGCAGCATGACGGAGATGATGACAAACCCACTCCCATACTCTCGCTGATTGGCATTACCAAACACTTCGGTGCACTGGCAGCCAATGAAAATATCAGCCTGTCTCTCCATAGCGGCGAGATTGTCGCCCTGCTCGGTGAGAACGGAGCTGGCAAAACCACCCTGATGAACATTCTATTCGGCCATTACCGGGCTGATAGCGGCAGCATCGAAGCGTTTGGCAAACCACTGGAACAGCACACACCCGAAGAGGCTCTCGCCAGGGGAATCGGCATGGTGCACCAGCATTTCACCCTGGCTGACAACCTCTCGGTACTCGATAATATTCTGTTGGGTACCGAATCACTGTGGCAACCGTTCAGTCGTCGCAATAGTGCTCGCACCAGATTACAGCGAATCATGAGCGAGGCCGGTCTGAGCGTGAACATCGACGCACCAGTGCGGGATCTGTCTGTTGGCGAGCGCCAGCGTGTCGAGATTCTCAAAGCACTCTATCGTAACGTTCGCATACTGATTCTTGACGAGCCAACAGCGGTGCTGACGCCGCAGGAAGTCGATGATCTGTTCGTGCTGTTACGCAGCATGGCAGCGCAAGGGCTGGCTATCATCATTATCTCTCACAAACTGCAAGAGGTCATGGCAATCAGCGACCGTGTCGTTGTGCTTCGTGCCGGCCAGATGGTGGGGGCCGCGGTCACCGCTACCGTCAGTCGGGATCAGCTTGCAGAAATGATCGTTGGCAGACAGATCGAACGCCCCAGCCTCGAAGCTCGCACTGCCGGTGAGGAGTTACTGTCACTGCGCGGTGTCTACCTACAAGACAAAGGTCGCGAACGTCCCACCCTCGACAATATAAATCTGCAGATCCGTGCCTGCGAAATAGTCGGTGTGGCCGGTGTCTCCGGTAATGGTCAGAGCAGCCTGGCCGATGTGCTATCCGGATTACGTACGCCTGATGAAGGCGAGTTTGTCCTGCATGGAAACGTCCAACGACGACCATCACCTCGATCACTGACCCGACAAGGTCTGGCTCGAATTCCCGAAGATCGGCACCTGCGAGGTGTGATCAGTGAAATGAGTCTGTGGGAAAACCTGCTGCTGGATGAACTGGGCACAAGGCCGATCTGGAAGCTGGGAATGCTACTGGACCGACAGGCAGCCCGTGCTCAGGCTCGCCAACTGATTAGTGATTTTGATGTCCGCTGCAGCAACGAGGATCAACCAGCCGGGCTGTTATCCGGAGGCAATATGCAAAAACTGATTCTGGCCAGAAATCTGGCTCGCAATCCTGACATCATTCTCGCCAATCAACCCACGCGCGGCCTGGATGAAGGTGCCATTGCCGCAGTGCATACCTTGCTGATCAATGCCCGTAACCAAGGCGCCGGAGTCCTGTTGATTACGGAGGATCTGGATGAACTACTGCGACTCTCCGATCGGGTTGTCGTTATGCACAATGGACACATGAGCGAGTCATTGACCAGTCAAGGACTGAGCGCCCGTGAATTGGGCTTGCGAATGTCCGGTGCCTTTGAAGAATCCGCAAAACCATGA
- the fliO gene encoding flagellar biosynthetic protein FliO gives MNTFPTTLLFTLAALVLVLVLAWFAIRLLSRLNGGKLGNNRIRLTHTLPLSTREKIVLVECDGKTYLLGVTANGISVIDQKPIAMTPTQPNTQ, from the coding sequence ATGAACACATTTCCTACCACTTTACTGTTTACGCTAGCGGCACTGGTACTGGTACTGGTTCTGGCCTGGTTTGCCATTCGCCTTCTATCGCGATTGAATGGCGGCAAACTAGGTAACAATCGAATCAGGCTGACTCACACCTTGCCCTTAAGTACTCGCGAGAAGATCGTACTGGTTGAGTGTGACGGCAAGACCTACCTACTCGGAGTCACGGCAAATGGAATTTCTGTTATAGACCAGAAACCCATTGCCATGACCCCCACACAACCCAACACTCAGTGA
- a CDS encoding cupin domain-containing protein yields the protein MANKQEDQAFSVLPCTDLQADIAFYTRELHLQLLRVYPSDNPHSAELSGFGLSLLLDTRYAGAPGLLVMKSEAKSRSTLHSPSGTEIRWESPVEPFMQSFASHRTEICTLRSTPWTAGHAGTHSRDLIPSRLNGGIIASHIRIPNGGPVRDRVHYHTAGFQLLFCVQGWIQLAYEDQGPPITLRAGDCVTQPPHIRHRVLETSNGLEVIEIGTPAEHVTAIDNDMQLPTGRVDSHRLFHGQRFCHFTLESARWQPHRLPGLAAADTGVAEASAGLAGVRMLKAMGASPSYVTSHDAQLLFTYVVTGSVRINRQLLVAGDAFTLPPDDEYTIGDISSDVSLLEVSLPGTFATRI from the coding sequence ATGGCTAACAAACAAGAAGACCAGGCATTCAGTGTATTGCCCTGCACTGATCTGCAGGCCGATATCGCTTTTTATACCCGAGAGTTGCACTTGCAGCTGTTGCGAGTCTATCCGTCTGACAATCCGCACTCGGCAGAACTTTCCGGCTTTGGGTTGTCTCTGCTATTGGATACGCGGTACGCAGGTGCTCCCGGCCTGCTGGTGATGAAGTCAGAAGCAAAATCACGCAGCACCCTGCACTCGCCCAGCGGTACTGAAATCAGGTGGGAGTCGCCGGTTGAGCCATTCATGCAGAGTTTCGCGAGTCATCGAACCGAAATCTGTACGTTGCGAAGTACTCCATGGACGGCAGGGCATGCAGGTACTCATAGTCGGGACCTTATCCCCAGTCGGTTGAATGGCGGCATTATCGCCTCGCATATCCGTATCCCCAATGGTGGTCCGGTGCGTGATCGTGTGCACTATCACACCGCCGGTTTCCAGCTGCTGTTTTGTGTGCAGGGTTGGATACAGTTGGCGTATGAGGATCAGGGCCCACCAATTACGTTGCGTGCGGGTGATTGTGTGACACAACCGCCGCATATACGCCACCGGGTGCTGGAAACATCAAACGGGCTTGAAGTCATCGAAATCGGCACGCCGGCAGAGCATGTCACCGCTATTGATAACGACATGCAGTTGCCGACGGGGCGAGTTGACAGCCACCGCCTGTTTCATGGCCAGCGGTTCTGTCATTTCACATTGGAAAGCGCACGCTGGCAGCCGCATCGACTGCCGGGCCTGGCCGCTGCAGATACGGGCGTTGCTGAGGCCTCGGCCGGTCTTGCCGGCGTACGAATGCTCAAAGCCATGGGGGCCTCACCCTCCTACGTCACCTCGCATGATGCGCAGTTATTGTTTACCTATGTCGTCACTGGCAGTGTGCGCATCAATAGGCAGTTACTGGTTGCTGGTGATGCCTTTACGCTGCCACCTGATGATGAATATACGATCGGTGACATCTCCAGTGATGTCAGCTTGCTGGAGGTTTCTCTGCCAGGCACTTTTGCCACCAGAATCTAG
- a CDS encoding penicillin-binding protein activator LpoB, which yields MHHSSMSNFTTNIAAVSHKPSQVSRTTWGRCGQILAMGMIFSLLGACATTRSIDPESTTHYDASYDFSDKKEIVDSLTQSLLGSPSIPTETVKPIIVIYGIDNETSEHISTSGITDDIRLSLIKSGEYRFINRKQRANLQEEADYQYAGFVPPEQRVTEGRQLGADFILSGTLRSIEKKQPKQIRLSKRKLVYYSMNLELTNLETGEISWADNVEIARESSRPIIGW from the coding sequence ATGCATCATTCATCTATGAGTAACTTCACGACCAATATTGCGGCTGTCTCGCACAAGCCGTCGCAGGTCAGCAGAACCACTTGGGGGCGCTGCGGACAGATTCTGGCAATGGGCATGATCTTCAGCCTGCTGGGCGCTTGCGCAACCACTCGCTCAATCGATCCCGAATCAACGACACACTACGACGCCAGTTACGATTTTTCAGACAAGAAAGAAATTGTCGACTCACTGACGCAAAGCCTGTTGGGCTCACCCAGCATACCGACGGAGACCGTCAAACCTATCATCGTCATTTACGGCATCGACAATGAAACCTCTGAACACATCAGCACCAGCGGCATAACTGACGACATTCGCCTGTCCTTGATCAAATCAGGTGAATACCGCTTCATCAATCGTAAACAACGCGCCAACCTGCAAGAAGAGGCTGATTATCAGTACGCCGGCTTCGTCCCGCCTGAGCAACGAGTCACAGAAGGCAGACAGCTAGGAGCTGACTTCATTCTGTCAGGCACGCTTCGCTCTATCGAGAAAAAGCAACCCAAACAAATCCGACTCAGCAAACGCAAGCTTGTGTATTACTCCATGAACCTGGAGCTGACCAACCTTGAAACCGGTGAAATTTCCTGGGCTGACAACGTCGAAATCGCACGTGAATCCTCCCGTCCCATCATTGGTTGGTAG
- the trhA gene encoding PAQR family membrane homeostasis protein TrhA — protein MYYGEKLNSISHLVGAALALIGFGVLLTISIQERDLLLIVSFGIFGLTLILLYTMSTLYHSFSSTKLKRLFQKLDHVAIYLLIAGTYTPFLMVSMQEHNGFIGLAVIWTLAAVGLLLDVRIKKRIEWLQLSIYLAMGWFCVLFYSDLQASIPSAGMTWLAVGGAFYMCGVVFYVLDEFNKLRHAHGIWHLFVLLGSISHFISIAGYVR, from the coding sequence ATGTACTACGGTGAGAAACTGAATAGCATCAGTCATCTGGTGGGGGCAGCACTGGCGCTGATAGGCTTCGGAGTCCTTCTGACTATCAGCATTCAGGAACGTGACCTATTGCTTATCGTCAGCTTCGGCATTTTCGGCCTGACATTGATTCTTCTTTACACCATGTCTACGCTGTATCACAGCTTCAGCTCAACCAAGTTGAAAAGACTGTTTCAGAAACTTGACCATGTAGCAATCTACCTACTGATTGCAGGCACCTACACGCCTTTTCTGATGGTTTCAATGCAAGAACACAACGGCTTCATTGGTCTCGCAGTGATCTGGACATTGGCAGCAGTAGGGCTGCTGCTGGATGTGCGCATAAAAAAGCGAATCGAATGGCTGCAATTGTCAATCTATTTGGCCATGGGATGGTTTTGTGTGCTGTTTTACTCAGACCTACAAGCCAGCATTCCGTCTGCGGGAATGACTTGGTTGGCGGTAGGTGGCGCCTTTTATATGTGTGGCGTTGTCTTCTACGTACTCGACGAATTCAACAAACTGCGCCATGCTCATGGCATTTGGCACCTGTTTGTGCTGCTGGGCTCTATCAGTCATTTCATATCCATTGCCGGATATGTCAGATAG